In the Clavelina lepadiformis chromosome 8, kaClaLepa1.1, whole genome shotgun sequence genome, one interval contains:
- the LOC143468866 gene encoding growth hormone secretagogue receptor type 1-like: METYNATLSLSFDGTAAIALFSALIPLCLFGIAANTLTVVVISRSDRLRQSIFNYFLLSLAVSDLLSILISPLYLYRRTWGLDRWVISSFLCKFYWSTELWTSYVTSIQIFLFVLLRYVFVRSTSQHIKTRIVHVKIVITVVWIVTFFVGFVPFMLMFDAKQRDRSSGDVDSKWPSCHLDVDWLNEFVSYTVATYSLFFYIPIIFIIFISIAVIYKIYQKRKIRRIRISLSPGSISKEISEEIKRQRDEVKIVFQLLLIVSSFLLGYIPHTAYQFYTTTRIPTNDVDEAFDWWFGVAEHICLRLSECLNPIFYNIASRKMRKETIGFLHKAFCFFCKPSGSTLPVRASSVTETPHRSSRIPMP; this comes from the exons ATGGAAACGTACAACGCTACACTCAG TCTGTCTTTCGATGGAACTGCTGCGATCGCGCTCTTCTCTGCACTGATTCCGCTCTGCTTGTTTGGAATTGCAGCTAATACGCTGACTGTTGTCGTCATATCTCGATCTGACAGGCTGCGACA gtctatttttaattattttctgttgaGTCTGGCTGTCTCTGACCTACTTTCGATTCTAATAAGTCCTTTGTATCTGTATCGAAGAACGTGGGGCTTGGATCGATGGGTCATCTCTTCATTCCTGTGCAAA ttttattgGTCAACGGAATTATGGACATCTTACGTCACTTCaatccaaatatttttatttgtcctGTTGCGTTATGTGTTTGTCAGATCGACGTCACAGCATATTAAAACAAGAATCGTGCACGTTAAG ATTGTAATTACCGTCGTTTGGATTGTGACATTTTTTGTCGGGTTTGTACCTTTCATGCTCATGTTTGATGCGAAACAGCGCGACCGAAGCAGTGGCGACGTTGACTCAAAATGGCCTTCCTGTCATTTAGATGTCGATTG GTTAAATGAATTCGTATCTTACACTGTCGCAACTTACAGCCTTTTCTTCTACATTccaattatttttatcatcTTCATTTCAATTGCAGTCATCTATAAAATTTACCAGAAGAGAAAAATTCGCCGGATTAGAATTA GCTTAAGTCCTGGCTCCATAAGCAAAGAGATTTCAGAGGAAATAAAGCGCCAAAGAGATGAAGTAAAAATAGTTTTCCAGCTTTTGCTCATAGTCAGTTCATTCTTGTTGGGATACATTCCACATACAG CTTACCAGTTTTACACAACGACTAGGATACCCACAAATGACGTAGACGAGGCATTTGATTGGTGGTTTGGCGTGGCCGAACACATCTGCTTAAGACTGAGCGAATGCTTAAATCCAATTTTTTACAACATAGCATCAAG GAAGATGAGAAAAGAAACAATCGGATTTTTGCACAAggcattttgctttttttgtaaACCATCCGGATCAACTTTACCGGTTCGGGCGAGTTCTGTAACTGAAACGCCACACAGAAGCTCAAGGATCCCGATGCCTTAA